In Pseudomonas sp. R76, one genomic interval encodes:
- the hemL gene encoding glutamate-1-semialdehyde 2,1-aminomutase produces the protein MSRSETLFANAQKHIPGGVNSPVRAFKSVGGTPLFFKHAEGAYVTDEDDKRYVDYVGSWGPMILGHSHPDVLDAVRQQLQHGLSYGAPTAMETEMADLVCSIVPSMEMVRMVSSGTEATMSAIRLARGFTGRDSIIKFEGCYHGHSDSLLVKAGSGALTQGVPSSAGVPAAFAKHTLTLPFNDIAAVEQMLSEVGQEVACIIVEPVAGNMNCVPPAPGFLEGLREQCDKHGVVLIFDEVMTGFRVALGGAQAHYGVTPDLSTFGKIIGGGMPVGCFGGKREIMQHIAPLGPVYQAGTLSGNPLAMAAGLTTLRLISRPGFHAELTDYTTRLLDGLQQRADAAGIPFVTTQAGGMFGLYFSGADDIVTFDDVMGSDADLFKRFFHLMLDGGVYLAPSAFEAGFTSIAHGDAELKLTLDAAERAFAALK, from the coding sequence ATGTCCCGTTCCGAAACCCTGTTTGCCAATGCCCAAAAACACATTCCCGGCGGTGTGAACTCCCCCGTGCGTGCGTTCAAGAGCGTGGGCGGCACGCCGTTGTTCTTCAAGCATGCCGAAGGCGCCTACGTCACCGACGAAGATGACAAGCGCTACGTCGATTACGTCGGTTCGTGGGGCCCGATGATCCTCGGCCATAGCCACCCGGACGTGCTCGACGCAGTACGCCAGCAGCTGCAACACGGCTTGTCCTACGGCGCCCCGACCGCCATGGAAACCGAGATGGCGGACCTGGTGTGCTCGATCGTGCCGTCGATGGAAATGGTGCGCATGGTCAGCTCCGGCACCGAAGCCACCATGAGCGCGATTCGCCTGGCCCGTGGTTTCACCGGCCGCGACAGCATCATCAAGTTCGAAGGCTGCTACCACGGCCACTCCGACAGCCTGCTGGTGAAAGCCGGTTCCGGCGCGCTGACCCAAGGCGTACCAAGCTCGGCCGGTGTACCGGCGGCCTTCGCCAAGCACACCCTGACCCTGCCGTTCAACGACATCGCCGCCGTCGAGCAGATGCTCAGCGAAGTGGGCCAGGAAGTCGCGTGCATCATCGTCGAGCCGGTCGCCGGCAACATGAACTGCGTGCCGCCGGCGCCGGGCTTCCTCGAAGGCCTGCGCGAGCAGTGCGACAAGCACGGCGTGGTGTTGATTTTTGATGAAGTAATGACCGGTTTCCGTGTCGCCCTCGGCGGCGCCCAGGCTCACTACGGCGTTACACCGGACCTGAGCACCTTCGGCAAGATTATCGGTGGCGGCATGCCGGTGGGCTGCTTCGGCGGCAAGCGCGAAATCATGCAACACATCGCGCCACTGGGCCCGGTGTACCAGGCGGGCACCTTGTCGGGTAACCCGCTGGCCATGGCTGCCGGTTTGACCACGCTGCGCCTGATCAGCCGCCCGGGCTTCCACGCCGAGCTGACCGACTACACCACTCGCCTGCTGGACGGCCTGCAACAGCGTGCCGATGCGGCCGGCATCCCGTTCGTGACGACCCAGGCGGGCGGTATGTTTGGCCTGTACTTCAGCGGCGCCGACGACATCGTCACCTTCGATGACGTGATGGGCAGCGATGCCGACCTGTTCAAGCGCTTCTTCCACCTGATGCTGGACGGCGGTGTTTACCTGGCACCGAGCGCTTTCGAAGCCGGTTTTACCTCGATCGCCCATGGTGACGCAGAGCTGAAACTGACCCTGGATGCTGCCGAGCGCGCCTTCGCGGCCCTGAAATAA
- the thiE gene encoding thiamine phosphate synthase gives MKLRGLYAITDSQLLAGKFLAYVEAALDGGVTLLQYRDKSSDEARRLREAEKLRELCSRYKTQLIINDDAELAARLGVGVHLGQTDGPLTPARALLGSKAIIGATCHSQIELAEQAAKEGASYVAFGRFFNSNTKPGAPAATVEMLAQARARLQLPICVIGGVTLENAEPLVAHGADLLAVVHGLFGADSTQEVTRRARAFNDLLKISV, from the coding sequence ATGAAACTACGTGGCCTGTATGCCATTACCGACAGCCAACTGTTGGCCGGCAAATTCCTCGCTTACGTCGAAGCGGCGTTGGACGGCGGCGTGACCCTGCTGCAGTACCGCGACAAAAGCAGCGATGAAGCCCGCCGCCTGCGTGAAGCCGAGAAGCTGCGAGAGCTGTGCTCGCGCTACAAGACCCAGCTGATTATCAATGACGACGCCGAACTGGCCGCGCGCCTGGGCGTCGGCGTGCACCTTGGGCAAACCGACGGCCCGCTGACCCCGGCCCGTGCGTTGCTCGGTTCCAAAGCGATCATCGGCGCCACCTGCCATAGCCAGATCGAACTGGCCGAACAGGCCGCCAAAGAGGGCGCCAGCTACGTCGCTTTCGGGCGCTTCTTCAATTCCAACACCAAGCCCGGCGCACCCGCCGCCACCGTTGAAATGCTGGCCCAGGCCCGCGCGCGTTTGCAGCTGCCGATCTGCGTGATCGGCGGCGTCACCCTGGAGAACGCCGAACCCCTGGTGGCCCACGGTGCCGACCTGCTCGCCGTGGTGCACGGCCTGTTTGGTGCCGACAGCACCCAGGAAGTCACGCGCCGCGCCCGCGCCTTCAACGATCTTCTTAAAATTTCAGTTTAG
- a CDS encoding tetratricopeptide repeat protein, whose translation MKRTGRTLVLGCLLLLQPLLAHAQAGGNSLLIPAMGRCTLNTQPDSQAEALSACQKQADGGDAQAQYELGEYYHDDKNPARDLNKALSYFEKASLQGHARAQFELGNMFFKGEGVPANNVQAYIVLKMAAVNGAEDALDTADEVAEHMQRDELEVATQVLGQIFRNYLQELQSADGRSPFSPLP comes from the coding sequence ATGAAACGCACCGGCCGCACCCTGGTTCTGGGCTGCCTGTTGCTCCTTCAGCCGCTGCTGGCACATGCACAAGCAGGCGGCAACTCGTTGTTAATCCCAGCGATGGGTCGTTGCACCCTCAATACCCAGCCAGACAGCCAGGCCGAAGCCCTGAGCGCGTGCCAGAAACAGGCCGATGGCGGGGATGCGCAGGCGCAATACGAGTTGGGCGAGTACTACCACGACGACAAAAACCCCGCCCGTGACCTCAACAAAGCCTTGAGCTACTTCGAGAAAGCCTCGTTGCAGGGCCACGCCCGGGCGCAATTCGAACTGGGCAACATGTTCTTCAAAGGCGAAGGCGTGCCAGCCAATAACGTCCAGGCCTACATCGTGCTGAAAATGGCTGCGGTCAACGGCGCCGAAGACGCGCTGGACACCGCCGACGAAGTCGCCGAACACATGCAGCGCGATGAATTGGAAGTGGCGACCCAGGTGCTGGGCCAGATCTTCCGCAATTACCTGCAGGAATTGCAGAGTGCCGATGGGCGCTCGCCGTTCTCGCCCCTTCCCTGA
- a CDS encoding DUF1820 family protein — protein sequence MTKREAPIYKVIFLNQGQVFEMYAKQIYQSDLWGFLEVEEFVFGERTQLVVDPGEEKLKAQFEGVVRSFVPMHSIVRIDEVERLGTPKISEARGTSNVMPFPMPMPEK from the coding sequence ATGACCAAACGTGAAGCTCCAATCTATAAGGTGATTTTCCTTAACCAGGGCCAGGTGTTCGAAATGTACGCCAAGCAGATCTATCAAAGTGATCTGTGGGGTTTCCTGGAAGTGGAAGAGTTCGTCTTTGGCGAGCGCACCCAGTTGGTCGTCGATCCGGGCGAAGAAAAGCTCAAGGCGCAGTTTGAAGGCGTGGTGCGCAGCTTTGTGCCGATGCATTCGATTGTGCGCATCGATGAAGTCGAGCGCCTGGGCACGCCGAAGATCAGTGAAGCGCGTGGCACCAGCAATGTGATGCCGTTTCCGATGCCTATGCCGGAAAAGTAG
- a CDS encoding hydroxymethylpyrimidine/phosphomethylpyrimidine kinase, which yields MNIYSSRPVVLCLSGHDPSGGAGLQADIEALLAQGCHAAPAVTALTVQNTVNVSDFRVLDREWVLAQANAVLSDSEVAAVKLGMLGSTAMVDTVVELLQAHPHLPVVCDPVLRAGGGGSLGKDEVGYAMRERLLPLSLIATPNLPEARILAELPEGTADECAEKLLPFIKHLLITGGHGDEHQVHNRLYSRDGTRQTFTCQRLPGSYHGSGCTLASALAGRIAQGEGLVSAVQSALNYTWRTLRDAEQLGQGQFVPRRLPLDFCS from the coding sequence ATGAATATCTACAGCTCTCGCCCTGTTGTTCTCTGTCTCTCCGGCCATGATCCCAGTGGTGGCGCCGGCTTGCAGGCAGATATCGAAGCCCTGCTCGCCCAAGGTTGTCATGCGGCTCCGGCCGTTACCGCCTTGACCGTGCAGAACACCGTCAATGTCAGCGATTTCCGCGTGCTCGACCGCGAGTGGGTACTGGCCCAGGCCAATGCCGTGCTCAGCGATTCCGAAGTGGCCGCGGTCAAGCTCGGCATGCTCGGCTCCACTGCGATGGTCGACACCGTGGTCGAGCTGCTGCAGGCGCACCCGCACCTGCCGGTGGTCTGCGACCCGGTGCTGCGCGCCGGTGGCGGCGGCAGCCTGGGCAAGGACGAGGTCGGCTATGCGATGCGCGAGCGGCTGTTGCCGTTGTCGCTGATCGCCACGCCCAACCTGCCTGAAGCGCGCATCCTCGCCGAACTGCCTGAAGGCACGGCGGACGAATGTGCCGAGAAGCTGCTGCCGTTTATCAAGCACCTGCTGATCACCGGCGGCCATGGCGACGAGCACCAAGTGCACAATCGCCTGTACAGCCGCGACGGCACGCGCCAGACCTTTACCTGCCAGCGCCTGCCCGGCAGCTATCATGGTTCGGGCTGCACGCTGGCGAGCGCACTGGCCGGTCGTATCGCCCAGGGCGAAGGCCTGGTCAGCGCTGTGCAATCGGCGCTCAACTACACTTGGCGCACGTTGCGTGACGCCGAACAACTCGGCCAGGGCCAGTTCGTGCCGCGCCGTTTGCCGCTGGATTTCTGCTCTTAA